One Bradyrhizobium zhanjiangense DNA segment encodes these proteins:
- a CDS encoding LysE family translocator codes for MMSMQAYLAFVAACIALALLPGPIVTLVIANGLRHGTRAALTNVAGAQAGLAIVIGVVAVGLTSLMATMGYWFDWVRFAGAAYLVWLGIRLIWAPVEGVGVDAPPPPPRGGFFLQGFLVLLSNPKVLVFFGAFIPQFMDMNQPHVPQVALLGATFMVTAVMTDALYAIAAGRARKFFSARRTRMMSRISGGFMIGGGIWLALTRAK; via the coding sequence ATGATGTCCATGCAAGCCTATCTCGCCTTCGTCGCCGCCTGCATTGCGCTGGCGCTGCTGCCGGGGCCGATCGTCACCCTCGTCATCGCCAACGGCCTGCGCCACGGCACGCGCGCGGCGCTTACCAACGTTGCCGGCGCGCAAGCGGGTCTCGCCATCGTGATCGGCGTCGTCGCGGTCGGCCTGACCTCGCTGATGGCGACCATGGGCTACTGGTTCGACTGGGTGCGCTTTGCCGGCGCCGCTTATCTGGTCTGGCTCGGCATCAGGCTGATCTGGGCGCCGGTCGAGGGCGTCGGCGTCGACGCGCCGCCTCCGCCGCCGCGCGGCGGCTTCTTCCTGCAAGGATTTCTGGTGCTGCTGTCGAACCCGAAAGTCCTGGTGTTCTTCGGCGCCTTCATCCCGCAGTTCATGGACATGAACCAGCCGCACGTTCCGCAAGTCGCACTGCTGGGCGCCACCTTCATGGTCACGGCTGTCATGACGGATGCGCTCTACGCCATCGCCGCCGGCCGTGCCCGGAAATTCTTCTCGGCGCGCCGCACGCGCATGATGTCGCGCATCTCCGGCGGCTTCATGATCGGCGGTGGCATCTGGCTGGCGCTGACCAGGGCCAAGTGA
- a CDS encoding YybH family protein, translating to MGAQAMNRATIERFVAAWCASWCRVDIDAVVAHFADNAQMRSPLALTLTGSPLVTGAENIRAYWRKAYGHIESADLKILGWSWDEAIARLTVWWQLGDTRASEFMDFDDAGRVVRSEAFYGK from the coding sequence ATGGGTGCACAGGCAATGAATCGCGCGACCATCGAACGCTTTGTCGCGGCATGGTGCGCGAGCTGGTGCAGGGTCGATATCGATGCGGTCGTCGCGCATTTTGCCGACAATGCGCAGATGCGCAGTCCTCTTGCTCTTACACTGACGGGCTCTCCACTCGTCACGGGCGCCGAGAACATCCGCGCCTATTGGCGGAAGGCCTATGGCCACATCGAGAGCGCCGACCTGAAGATCCTGGGCTGGAGCTGGGATGAGGCGATCGCGCGACTGACCGTGTGGTGGCAGCTTGGCGACACACGCGCCAGCGAGTTCATGGACTTCGACGATGCGGGCCGTGTGGTGCGCAGCGAAGCTTTTTACGGAAAATAG
- a CDS encoding MarR family winged helix-turn-helix transcriptional regulator codes for MAKTSQAAGLLRASLPKLHDLDAALELMYYGWRGMTLEADAYLAKQGLSRPHHRILYVVARRPDIAIGSLIEILGISKQALNRPLNLLLERKLVTSKRSPEQHRSKLLRLTTAGQRIEQRASDHERKVLREAFDRVGAPGTVAWMGVMEAIADNN; via the coding sequence ATGGCAAAGACGTCTCAAGCCGCGGGGCTTCTCCGCGCCTCACTGCCGAAGCTGCACGATCTGGATGCGGCGCTGGAGCTGATGTATTACGGCTGGCGCGGCATGACGCTGGAGGCCGACGCATATCTTGCGAAGCAGGGCCTGTCGCGTCCGCACCACCGCATCCTCTACGTGGTGGCGCGCCGGCCCGATATCGCGATCGGGTCGCTGATCGAGATCCTCGGCATTTCCAAGCAAGCCCTCAACCGGCCGCTCAACCTGCTGCTGGAGCGCAAGCTCGTGACGTCGAAGCGCTCGCCCGAGCAGCATCGCTCGAAACTGCTGCGCCTCACGACGGCGGGACAACGCATCGAGCAAAGGGCATCGGACCACGAACGCAAGGTGCTGCGCGAAGCGTTCGACCGCGTCGGCGCGCCGGGTACGGTGGCATGGATGGGCGTCATGGAGGCGATCGCCGACAACAACTGA
- a CDS encoding SRPBCC family protein has translation MSKPEFVYVTYIETTPEKLWEALTNSAFTRQYWFDTEVRSDWKVGSPLALVMGGKVTDTGEILEADRPRRLSYTFKHELMEEMRNEAATKVVFTIVPHGNLVKLTVTHEGFAAGSKLLDGISKGWPAILSGLKSLLETGKAPTIPPAALGIEGFE, from the coding sequence ATGAGTAAGCCGGAGTTCGTCTACGTCACCTATATCGAGACCACGCCGGAGAAGCTTTGGGAGGCGCTGACCAACAGCGCGTTCACGCGGCAGTACTGGTTCGACACCGAAGTTAGGTCCGATTGGAAGGTCGGCTCGCCCCTCGCCCTCGTGATGGGCGGCAAGGTCACGGACACCGGCGAGATCCTCGAGGCCGACCGGCCGCGGCGGCTCTCCTATACGTTCAAGCACGAGCTGATGGAGGAGATGCGGAACGAGGCGGCGACGAAAGTCGTTTTCACCATCGTGCCTCACGGCAATCTCGTGAAGCTGACGGTGACGCATGAAGGCTTCGCCGCCGGCAGCAAGCTGCTCGACGGCATCTCCAAGGGTTGGCCCGCGATCCTGTCCGGGCTCAAGAGCCTGCTGGAGACCGGCAAGGCGCCCACGATTCCCCCCGCCGCACTCGGTATCGAAGGATTTGAGTGA
- a CDS encoding SRPBCC family protein, protein MSLDQFTPLTVYTIYIASTPEKVWEALTSAEFSQQYFFGNAVEVEPRLGGAFIVRTPDGALHISGEVLAYDPPRKLAVTFNVNWPDLIEKLGPTLVTYEIEQVGDAVRLTMSEGHDRPLSDDILAGGRSGWPAVLSSLKSLLETGKPLVVKLGPPQRMLDALKAMGIKTP, encoded by the coding sequence ATGAGCCTCGATCAATTCACGCCGCTCACCGTCTACACCATCTACATCGCCTCCACGCCGGAGAAGGTGTGGGAGGCGCTGACCTCGGCGGAGTTCAGCCAGCAATATTTCTTCGGCAATGCCGTCGAGGTCGAGCCACGGCTCGGCGGTGCCTTCATCGTGCGCACGCCTGACGGCGCCCTGCACATCAGCGGCGAGGTTCTCGCCTACGACCCGCCGCGGAAGCTCGCGGTCACGTTCAACGTCAACTGGCCCGATCTGATCGAGAAGCTCGGCCCGACCCTCGTCACCTACGAGATCGAACAGGTCGGCGATGCGGTCCGGCTCACCATGAGCGAAGGCCACGATCGCCCGCTCAGCGATGATATTCTTGCAGGCGGGCGCTCCGGCTGGCCGGCGGTCCTGTCCAGCCTCAAGAGCCTGCTCGAGACCGGCAAGCCGCTTGTCGTCAAGCTGGGCCCGCCGCAACGGATGCTCGATGCGCTGAAGGCGATGGGGATCAAGACGCCGTAG
- a CDS encoding GatB/YqeY domain-containing protein, which produces MLRDDINNAVKEAMKAKDERKLSTLRMVNSTIKNADIDARGSGKPPLSDADILAVLQKMIKQRQEAVELYDKGGRAELAAQEREEIAVISAYLPKQMSDDEVKKAIADAIAETGAAGMKDMGKVIAVLRAKYAGQMDFGKASGLVKAALSG; this is translated from the coding sequence ATGCTGCGCGACGACATCAACAATGCGGTCAAGGAGGCCATGAAGGCCAAGGACGAGCGCAAGCTGTCCACGCTGCGCATGGTCAACTCGACCATCAAGAATGCCGACATCGACGCTCGCGGCAGCGGCAAGCCGCCGCTGTCGGACGCCGACATCCTCGCCGTGCTGCAGAAGATGATCAAGCAGCGCCAGGAGGCGGTCGAGCTCTACGACAAGGGCGGCCGCGCCGAGCTCGCCGCCCAGGAGCGCGAGGAGATCGCGGTGATCTCGGCGTACCTGCCGAAGCAGATGTCGGACGACGAGGTGAAAAAGGCGATCGCGGATGCGATCGCTGAAACGGGCGCCGCCGGCATGAAGGACATGGGCAAGGTGATCGCGGTATTGCGAGCGAAATACGCCGGACAGATGGATTTCGGCAAGGCGTCCGGCCTGGTGAAGGCCGCGCTGTCGGGCTAG
- a CDS encoding N-formylglutamate amidohydrolase: MALDTADATDQLLGEGDIAPVHEVNTGGQSPFLLTADHYGRVLPRALGDLGVAESDLVRHIAWDIGIAGVAERLAKMLDAHLIAQRYSRLVIDCNRPPAVASSIPVISEATAIPRNEGISEWEREARRREIFVPYHHRIDAAIARRLHGKQPTVLVSLHSFTPVYAGVARPWHIGALYNRDTILPQLLLKHLRAESDLVVGDNEPYAVSDHTDYTIPVHGEARGLVNTGIEIRQDLIADQSGQRQWAERLARIFAEIEVELKAELLV; this comes from the coding sequence ATGGCTTTAGACACGGCCGACGCGACCGATCAACTGCTCGGCGAGGGCGACATTGCGCCAGTGCATGAGGTGAATACGGGCGGCCAATCGCCCTTCCTGCTCACCGCGGATCACTACGGACGGGTGCTGCCGCGCGCGCTCGGCGATCTCGGCGTCGCGGAAAGCGATCTTGTCAGGCACATTGCCTGGGACATCGGCATTGCCGGCGTCGCCGAGCGGCTCGCAAAAATGCTCGACGCGCATCTGATCGCGCAGCGCTATTCGCGGCTGGTGATCGATTGCAACCGCCCGCCCGCCGTGGCGAGCTCGATTCCCGTGATCTCCGAAGCCACCGCGATTCCGCGCAACGAGGGCATTTCGGAATGGGAGCGCGAGGCGCGGCGGCGCGAGATTTTTGTACCCTATCATCATCGCATTGATGCCGCGATTGCCCGCCGCCTGCACGGCAAGCAACCGACGGTGCTGGTGTCACTGCACAGTTTTACGCCGGTCTATGCCGGCGTCGCGCGGCCCTGGCACATCGGCGCCCTGTATAACCGCGACACGATCCTGCCGCAGCTGCTCTTGAAACATCTCCGCGCTGAAAGCGATCTCGTCGTCGGCGACAACGAGCCTTATGCGGTGAGTGACCACACCGACTACACCATTCCCGTGCACGGCGAGGCGCGCGGCCTCGTCAACACCGGCATCGAGATCCGCCAGGATCTGATCGCCGACCAGTCCGGCCAGCGGCAATGGGCCGAGCGGCTGGCGCGGATCTTTGCCGAGATCGAGGTCGAGCTGAAGGCGGAGCTGTTGGTGTAG
- a CDS encoding DUF2189 domain-containing protein: protein MSISGKVDPVVRPVAATDIAEALVEGLRDFQALPLYGVCFGALYAAGGIVIMLCLTAFGMVYLVYPLAAGFALIGPFVAIGLYEVSRRRERGEPVSFGAIWSAVRSRSEIGWMAFVTLFVFVVWMYQVRLLIALLLGLHASFSSLQEFMTVVLTTNEGLLFLAIGNAVGAVLSLILFSLTVVSFPLLLDRDVDFVTAMVTSVRAVVMSPLPMISWAAVIVMLLIVSALPYFLGLIVTLPVLGHATWHLYRRLVVPIP, encoded by the coding sequence ATGTCCATCTCGGGCAAGGTTGATCCGGTGGTGCGTCCCGTTGCGGCGACCGACATCGCCGAGGCGCTGGTCGAGGGCCTGCGCGATTTCCAGGCGCTGCCGCTCTACGGCGTCTGCTTCGGCGCGCTCTATGCCGCCGGCGGCATCGTCATCATGCTGTGCCTCACCGCCTTCGGCATGGTCTATCTGGTCTATCCCCTGGCGGCGGGCTTCGCGCTGATCGGACCGTTCGTCGCGATCGGTCTCTATGAGGTCAGCCGCCGCCGCGAGCGCGGCGAGCCGGTCTCCTTCGGCGCGATCTGGTCTGCGGTGCGCTCGCGCAGCGAAATCGGCTGGATGGCGTTCGTGACGCTGTTCGTGTTCGTGGTCTGGATGTACCAGGTGCGGCTCCTGATCGCGCTGCTGCTCGGCCTGCATGCCTCGTTCTCGAGCCTTCAGGAATTCATGACGGTGGTGTTGACGACCAACGAGGGCTTACTGTTCCTCGCCATCGGCAACGCGGTCGGTGCCGTGCTGTCGCTGATCCTGTTTTCGCTGACCGTGGTGTCGTTTCCGCTGCTGCTCGACCGCGACGTCGATTTCGTCACGGCCATGGTGACGAGCGTGCGCGCGGTGGTGATGAGCCCGCTGCCGATGATCTCATGGGCCGCGGTGATCGTGATGCTGCTGATCGTCTCGGCGCTGCCTTATTTTCTCGGCTTGATCGTGACGCTACCGGTGCTGGGGCATGCGACCTGGCATCTCTATCGGCGGCTTGTGGTGCCGATTCCATAG
- a CDS encoding ArsR/SmtB family transcription factor, translated as MDEVFKALADASRRSLLDRLHARNGQTLNELCEGLAMTRQAVTKHLVILEEANLVSTIRHGREKLHYLNPVPIHQIGERWMRKFERCKLAALSELKRQLEKRDE; from the coding sequence ATGGATGAGGTCTTCAAAGCGCTCGCCGATGCGTCACGACGCTCGCTCTTGGACAGGCTTCACGCCCGGAACGGCCAGACGCTGAACGAGCTCTGCGAGGGACTTGCGATGACGCGTCAGGCCGTGACCAAGCATCTTGTGATTCTGGAGGAAGCCAACCTCGTCAGCACCATCAGGCATGGCCGCGAGAAGCTGCACTATCTCAACCCCGTGCCGATCCATCAGATCGGCGAACGCTGGATGAGGAAGTTCGAGCGCTGCAAGCTCGCCGCGCTCAGCGAGTTGAAACGTCAGTTGGAGAAGCGCGATGAGTAA
- a CDS encoding gamma-glutamylcyclotransferase family protein, translating to MTTDRLFVYGTLMRGFDHPMARLLSAHADFLGEAICRGRLVLVKHYPGLLLSDAPSDIVHGELFHLRAGDELLRELDMYEACGEGFPEPTEYLRRLIDVTLPDGTTEKAWTYIYNWPVTDLPRIESGRFLDH from the coding sequence ATGACCACCGATCGTCTCTTCGTCTACGGCACCCTGATGCGCGGCTTCGATCATCCGATGGCGCGACTGCTCTCGGCGCATGCGGATTTCCTGGGGGAAGCGATCTGCCGCGGCAGGCTCGTCCTGGTGAAGCATTATCCGGGGCTGCTGCTGTCGGACGCGCCGTCCGACATCGTCCATGGCGAGCTCTTTCACTTGCGGGCGGGCGACGAACTCCTGCGCGAGCTCGACATGTATGAGGCCTGCGGCGAGGGCTTTCCGGAGCCGACCGAATATCTGCGCAGGCTGATCGACGTGACGCTGCCAGACGGCACCACCGAGAAGGCCTGGACCTACATCTACAACTGGCCCGTCACCGATCTGCCGCGCATCGAGTCCGGCCGCTTTCTCGATCACTAA
- a CDS encoding acyl-CoA synthetase, producing the protein MLTEAATYDELYRNFRWDIPARFNMAEACCDRHADGTGRLALIYVDDNGATTRTSFDEVAEMSRRFANVLTADGLARGDRVAVFLSQSLELPIVHMAAFRAGLISIPLFALFGEDALEFRLSNSEAKAIVTDEGGWDKLAKIRDRLPELKNVYVVGARAPEDAKSFWDAVKAASPDFTRVDTSADDPALIIYTSGTTGNPKGALHAHRVVLGHLPNVEMCHNFLPRPGDLMWTPADWAWIGGLVNGLLAFWYHGIPLVGHRARKFEPQAAMQMMADLGVRNVFLPPTALKLMRQAGVKHPGVKLRSIFTGGESLGGELLGWVRDTFGIDAHEVFGQTECNLVIGSNSNLFPIRPGAMGKATPGFDVRIVNDKGEEQKRGQRGIIGVRQPCPVTMLEYWRNPEATAKKYAGEFLLTGDLGVQDEEGYFWYVSREDDVITTAGYRVGPSEIEHTLMKHPSVAMAAVVGIPDPIRTESIKAWIVLRPGFTGSDALAREIQEFVKVQLAAHEYPRFVAFAETLPMTATGKVLRRELRAKG; encoded by the coding sequence ATGCTCACCGAAGCCGCAACCTACGACGAGCTCTATCGCAATTTCCGCTGGGACATCCCCGCGCGCTTCAACATGGCGGAGGCGTGCTGCGATCGTCATGCCGATGGCACCGGCCGGCTCGCGCTGATCTATGTCGACGACAACGGCGCCACCACGCGCACGTCCTTTGACGAGGTCGCCGAGATGTCGCGCCGCTTCGCCAATGTGCTGACGGCGGATGGACTTGCGCGCGGCGACCGCGTCGCGGTGTTCCTGTCGCAGTCGCTGGAGCTGCCGATCGTGCACATGGCGGCGTTCCGCGCAGGCCTGATCTCGATCCCGCTGTTCGCGCTGTTCGGCGAGGACGCGCTGGAATTCCGCCTGTCGAATTCCGAGGCCAAGGCGATCGTCACGGACGAGGGCGGCTGGGACAAGCTTGCAAAGATCCGCGATCGCCTGCCGGAGCTGAAGAATGTCTATGTCGTCGGCGCGCGCGCACCTGAGGACGCGAAATCATTCTGGGACGCGGTCAAGGCAGCCTCGCCCGACTTCACGCGGGTCGATACCTCCGCCGATGATCCCGCGCTGATCATCTATACCTCGGGCACGACCGGAAACCCCAAGGGCGCCCTGCATGCGCACCGCGTCGTGCTCGGCCATCTGCCGAACGTCGAGATGTGCCACAACTTCCTGCCGCGCCCCGGCGATCTCATGTGGACGCCGGCGGACTGGGCCTGGATCGGCGGCCTCGTCAATGGCCTGCTGGCGTTCTGGTATCACGGCATTCCCCTGGTCGGCCATCGTGCGCGCAAATTCGAGCCGCAGGCGGCGATGCAGATGATGGCGGACCTCGGCGTGCGCAACGTCTTCCTGCCGCCGACCGCATTGAAGCTGATGCGGCAGGCCGGTGTGAAACATCCAGGTGTGAAGCTGCGCAGCATTTTTACCGGCGGCGAGTCTCTGGGTGGCGAATTGCTCGGCTGGGTGCGCGACACCTTCGGCATCGATGCGCACGAAGTCTTCGGCCAGACCGAGTGCAATCTGGTGATCGGCAGCAACTCCAACCTGTTCCCGATCCGCCCCGGCGCGATGGGCAAGGCGACGCCGGGCTTCGACGTCCGCATCGTCAACGACAAGGGCGAAGAGCAGAAGCGCGGTCAGCGCGGCATCATCGGCGTGCGCCAGCCATGTCCCGTCACCATGCTCGAATATTGGCGCAACCCGGAGGCGACTGCGAAGAAATATGCCGGCGAATTCCTGCTCACCGGCGATCTCGGCGTGCAGGATGAGGAGGGCTATTTCTGGTATGTCAGCCGCGAGGACGACGTCATCACCACCGCCGGCTATCGCGTCGGCCCGTCCGAGATCGAACACACGCTGATGAAGCATCCGTCGGTGGCGATGGCCGCCGTGGTCGGCATTCCCGATCCGATCCGCACCGAATCGATCAAGGCCTGGATCGTGCTGCGCCCCGGCTTTACCGGCAGCGACGCGCTTGCGCGAGAAATCCAGGAGTTCGTGAAGGTGCAACTCGCCGCTCACGAATATCCGCGCTTCGTCGCGTTCGCGGAGACGCTGCCGATGACCGCCACCGGCAAGGTGCTGCGGCGCGAGCTGCGGGCGAAGGGTTAG
- a CDS encoding LVIVD repeat-containing protein: MFRCVLTAACLVFFAGSTAVHAQKQQVIGAPPESSNMKLVGTNDLQARSAYQPTIHHQGDRWIAYIGHHGGTDDVPAPVNPMTGKAEPNGTSIVDVTDPAHPKYLRHLPGQEGKYESGGAQMVRVCDGKALPKGDPNAVYMLRTFGGEAHEIWNVTDPASPVLISRIGGLKDTHKSWWECDTGIAFLVSGAPDWRTRRMTQVYDLSDPAHPQKIRDFGLPGQEPGSTGAVPTELHGPISTGPDGNRVYFGYGTNKGGILQIVDREKLLNGSKEPTADNLRYPEISRMPMSAFNGAHTTFPMLDMPIAEFAEDKDGKTRDIVMIVDEAILNECGEARQMVWFADVTTEARPMMISSYTVPEASGQFCQRGGRFGSHSANESMAPVYYKKMAFIAFFNAGVRALDIRDPYHPKEVGYFIPSITAATDKRCIPVEGGERCKVAIQTNNVETDDRGYIYIVDRANTGLHILELTGPARTVAGLPKN, translated from the coding sequence ATGTTCCGTTGCGTCTTGACTGCTGCCTGCCTCGTCTTTTTTGCCGGCAGCACGGCCGTTCACGCCCAGAAGCAGCAAGTGATCGGCGCGCCGCCGGAATCTTCCAACATGAAGCTGGTCGGCACCAACGATCTCCAGGCGCGCAGCGCCTATCAGCCGACCATCCATCATCAGGGCGATCGCTGGATCGCCTATATCGGCCATCACGGCGGCACTGACGACGTGCCCGCGCCCGTCAACCCGATGACGGGCAAGGCCGAACCGAACGGAACGTCCATTGTCGACGTCACCGATCCCGCGCATCCAAAATATCTGCGGCATCTGCCGGGGCAGGAAGGCAAGTACGAATCCGGCGGCGCGCAGATGGTGCGGGTCTGCGACGGCAAGGCGTTGCCGAAGGGTGATCCCAACGCTGTCTACATGCTGCGCACCTTCGGCGGCGAGGCGCATGAGATCTGGAACGTCACCGATCCCGCCAGCCCCGTGCTCATCAGCCGCATCGGCGGCTTGAAGGACACGCATAAGAGCTGGTGGGAGTGCGATACCGGCATTGCCTTCCTGGTCTCGGGCGCACCGGACTGGCGCACGCGGCGGATGACGCAGGTCTATGATCTCTCCGATCCCGCGCATCCGCAGAAGATCCGCGACTTCGGCCTGCCTGGGCAGGAGCCCGGCTCGACCGGCGCGGTGCCGACCGAATTGCACGGTCCGATCTCGACCGGGCCCGATGGCAATCGCGTCTATTTCGGCTACGGCACCAACAAGGGCGGCATCCTGCAGATCGTCGATCGCGAAAAGCTCTTGAACGGATCGAAGGAGCCCACGGCGGACAATCTGCGCTATCCGGAGATTTCGCGCATGCCGATGTCGGCCTTCAACGGCGCGCACACCACGTTCCCGATGCTCGACATGCCCATCGCCGAGTTCGCCGAGGACAAGGACGGCAAGACCCGCGACATCGTGATGATCGTGGACGAGGCGATCTTGAACGAATGCGGCGAGGCGCGGCAGATGGTCTGGTTCGCCGACGTCACCACCGAGGCGCGGCCGATGATGATCTCGAGCTACACGGTGCCGGAGGCGAGCGGGCAGTTCTGCCAGCGCGGCGGCCGCTTCGGCTCGCATTCCGCCAACGAGAGCATGGCGCCGGTCTATTACAAGAAGATGGCCTTCATCGCCTTCTTCAATGCCGGCGTGCGCGCGCTCGACATCCGCGATCCCTATCATCCCAAGGAAGTCGGCTATTTCATTCCGTCGATCACGGCTGCCACCGACAAGCGTTGCATCCCCGTCGAGGGCGGCGAGCGCTGCAAGGTCGCGATCCAGACCAACAATGTCGAAACCGACGACCGTGGCTACATCTACATCGTCGATCGCGCCAATACCGGCTTGCATATCCTCGAGCTGACAGGACCGGCGCGCACCGTCGCCGGCCTGCCGAAGAATTGA
- the carA gene encoding glutamine-hydrolyzing carbamoyl-phosphate synthase small subunit, producing MTQHDNDPAWPDHKPTALLVLADGTVLEGFGLGAEGHAVGEVCFNTAMTGYEEILTDPSYAGQLITFTFPHIGNVGTNEDDIETVNMAATPGARGVILRTAITDPSNYRATKHLDQWLRARGIIGLSGIDTRALTALIRSKGMPNAVIAHSRTGEFDLHGLKEEAREWPGLEGMDLVPMVTSGQRFTWDETPWLWDKGFGRQDEPEFNVVAIDYGIKRNILRLLAGVGCKVTVVPATTSSEDILAMKPDGVFLSNGPGDPAATGKYAVPVIRDVIKSGTPTFGICLGHQMLGLAVGAKTKKMHQGHHGANHPVKDETTGKVEITSMNHGFAVDETTLPRGATQTHISLFDGSNCGIQLDGKPVFSVQYHPEASPGPRDSHYLFQRFAELMRQKKSA from the coding sequence ATGACACAACATGACAACGATCCCGCCTGGCCGGACCACAAACCGACCGCGCTCCTCGTGCTTGCCGATGGCACGGTGCTCGAAGGCTTTGGTCTCGGCGCCGAAGGCCACGCCGTCGGTGAAGTCTGCTTCAACACCGCGATGACCGGCTATGAGGAGATTTTGACCGATCCCTCCTATGCCGGCCAGCTCATCACCTTCACCTTCCCGCATATCGGCAATGTCGGCACCAATGAGGACGACATCGAGACGGTGAACATGGCGGCGACGCCCGGCGCGCGCGGCGTGATCCTGCGCACCGCGATCACCGATCCCTCAAACTACCGCGCCACCAAGCATCTCGACCAGTGGCTGAGGGCCCGCGGCATCATCGGCCTCTCCGGCATCGATACCCGCGCGCTGACCGCGCTGATCCGCTCGAAGGGCATGCCCAACGCCGTGATCGCCCATTCCAGGACCGGCGAGTTCGACCTGCATGGCCTCAAGGAAGAGGCGCGCGAATGGCCGGGCCTCGAAGGCATGGACCTCGTGCCGATGGTCACCTCCGGCCAGCGCTTCACCTGGGACGAGACGCCCTGGCTGTGGGACAAGGGCTTTGGCCGCCAGGACGAGCCGGAGTTCAACGTCGTCGCCATCGACTATGGCATCAAGCGCAACATCCTGCGCCTGCTCGCCGGCGTCGGCTGCAAGGTGACGGTGGTGCCGGCGACGACCTCGTCCGAAGACATTTTGGCGATGAAGCCGGACGGCGTGTTTCTGTCGAACGGCCCTGGCGATCCCGCCGCCACAGGCAAATATGCCGTGCCAGTCATCCGGGACGTGATCAAGTCGGGCACGCCGACCTTCGGCATTTGCCTCGGCCACCAGATGCTCGGCCTCGCCGTCGGCGCCAAGACCAAGAAGATGCATCAGGGCCATCACGGCGCCAATCATCCCGTCAAGGATGAGACCACTGGCAAGGTCGAAATCACTTCGATGAACCACGGCTTTGCCGTGGACGAGACGACGCTGCCGAGGGGAGCGACGCAGACCCACATCTCGCTGTTCGACGGCTCCAATTGCGGCATCCAGCTCGACGGCAAGCCGGTGTTCTCGGTGCAGTACCACCCCGAGGCATCCCCGGGTCCGCGCGACTCGCACTATCTGTTCCAGCGCTTCGCGGAGCTGATGCGGCAGAAGAAGAGCGCTTGA
- a CDS encoding cupin domain-containing protein translates to MSVVRDKAEPLAIVFEDDGLVPNNILPFLVYQSAVKLDPEHPEETIEELFEANGWGGTWRNGVFDYLHYHSTVHEVLGVARGSARVRFGGDHGQELQIKAGDVAILPAGTGHQCIKASDDFCVIGAYPPGAKMEITRATPENHAKALKTIPNVALPPADPVTGKDGALMRLWR, encoded by the coding sequence ATGTCCGTCGTCCGCGACAAGGCCGAGCCGCTTGCCATCGTGTTCGAGGATGACGGGCTCGTGCCGAACAACATCCTCCCGTTCCTGGTTTACCAGAGCGCGGTGAAGCTCGATCCGGAGCATCCGGAGGAGACCATCGAAGAGCTGTTCGAAGCGAACGGCTGGGGCGGCACATGGCGCAACGGCGTCTTCGACTATCTGCACTATCATTCGACCGTGCACGAGGTGCTCGGTGTTGCGCGCGGCAGCGCTCGCGTCCGCTTCGGCGGCGATCATGGCCAGGAGCTACAGATCAAGGCCGGCGACGTCGCGATCCTGCCGGCCGGTACCGGCCATCAATGCATCAAGGCGAGCGACGATTTCTGCGTGATCGGCGCCTATCCGCCGGGCGCCAAGATGGAGATCACGCGCGCCACACCGGAGAACCACGCCAAGGCGCTGAAGACGATTCCGAACGTGGCGCTGCCGCCAGCTGATCCCGTGACGGGCAAGGATGGCGCGTTGATGCGGCTGTGGCGGTAG